One genomic region from Arcobacter sp. LA11 encodes:
- a CDS encoding CoA-binding protein, whose protein sequence is MECEFATVNSDNEEIKEIFENTKTIAIIGCSPNEEKASNRVANYLKNAGFKIVPVYPKEDEILGEKVYRSLKEIPFKIDMVDIFRKPDVIGLVIDSAIERGDIDTVWTQLGLVNNEAAKKAVEAGMKVVQNKCTKIEHNALY, encoded by the coding sequence ATGGAATGTGAATTTGCAACAGTTAATTCTGATAATGAAGAAATCAAAGAGATATTTGAAAATACAAAAACAATTGCAATTATTGGTTGTTCACCAAATGAAGAAAAAGCAAGTAATAGAGTTGCAAATTATCTAAAAAATGCAGGTTTTAAAATAGTTCCTGTATATCCAAAAGAGGATGAAATATTAGGTGAAAAAGTATATAGAAGTTTAAAAGAAATTCCTTTCAAAATAGATATGGTAGATATCTTTAGAAAACCAGATGTAATTGGTCTTGTAATAGACTCAGCAATTGAACGAGGCGATATTGATACAGTATGGACTCAATTAGGTTTAGTAAACAATGAAGCTGCTAAAAAAGCAGTAGAGGCCGGAATGAAAGTAGTACAAAATAAGTGTACTAAGATTGAGCATAACGCTCTTTATTAA
- a CDS encoding HAMP domain-containing sensor histidine kinase, which produces MQVKSIYKQFYQKLILATSLLIIILSFIFYGYTKSTIYEELKDSLLADAELISKISKNSNTDTANFNVITHNGINVDIVTLEHVPQNPFTAYKIKDNNFMQILYPFEPNKNQYIKISKNIDSSIQMLNKIFNNLFLISLGGLIMVILYAFTVSKTLLKPIIQITKKLSNMDENFLTQINKNNLPIEFHPLADSINSLTTRIETNIRFKKELFIGVAHELKTPLAVMKLKNEVTLMKDREAEKYKETLKLSVDQINDMNKMISSILDIGRAEGAQFEKAEELDLVQYLQRKTNDYRMLSAKKKIILTFFSNVNHHEVFVQPTLLNQIIQNFVQNAIKFTPDDKSIALRLEKIKDVTTISITDEGSGIDENIDLFAPFKRMGEESGAGLGLFLAKNAADALGAAIFLKNRTDGKSGCVATIVLTNTPNCKIS; this is translated from the coding sequence ATGCAAGTGAAGAGTATATATAAACAGTTTTACCAAAAACTAATTCTTGCTACTTCACTTCTTATTATCATTTTATCTTTTATTTTTTATGGATATACTAAATCTACTATCTATGAAGAACTAAAAGACTCTTTACTTGCTGATGCAGAACTAATATCAAAAATTAGCAAAAATTCAAATACAGATACTGCAAATTTTAATGTAATCACTCATAATGGAATAAACGTAGATATTGTTACACTTGAACATGTACCTCAAAATCCATTTACAGCATATAAAATTAAAGATAATAATTTTATGCAAATTTTATATCCATTTGAACCAAATAAAAACCAATATATAAAAATTTCTAAAAATATTGATTCATCTATTCAAATGCTAAATAAAATATTTAATAATCTATTTTTAATTTCACTAGGTGGTTTGATTATGGTTATTCTATATGCATTTACAGTTTCAAAAACATTATTAAAACCTATTATTCAAATAACAAAAAAACTATCAAATATGGATGAAAACTTTTTAACACAAATTAATAAGAATAATCTACCTATAGAATTTCATCCATTAGCAGATTCTATTAACTCTCTAACAACAAGAATTGAAACAAATATTAGATTTAAAAAAGAGTTATTTATTGGTGTTGCCCATGAGTTAAAGACTCCACTTGCGGTGATGAAACTAAAAAATGAAGTCACACTAATGAAAGATAGAGAAGCTGAAAAGTATAAAGAGACTTTAAAACTAAGCGTAGATCAAATTAACGATATGAATAAAATGATTAGTTCTATTTTAGATATTGGTCGTGCAGAAGGTGCTCAGTTTGAAAAAGCTGAAGAGCTTGATTTAGTTCAATATTTACAAAGAAAAACAAATGATTATAGAATGTTAAGTGCAAAGAAAAAGATTATTCTAACTTTCTTTTCTAACGTTAATCACCATGAAGTATTTGTGCAACCAACACTATTAAATCAGATTATTCAAAACTTTGTACAAAACGCTATAAAATTTACTCCTGATGATAAATCAATTGCATTAAGATTAGAAAAAATAAAAGATGTAACAACAATAAGTATTACAGATGAAGGTTCTGGTATTGATGAAAATATCGACCTTTTTGCTCCATTTAAAAGAATGGGTGAAGAGAGTGGTGCAGGACTTGGGTTATTCTTAGCTAAAAATGCAGCCGATGCTCTTGGTGCTGCAATATTCTTAAAAAATAGAACTGATGGAAAATCGGGATGTGTTGCTACAATTGTATTAACAAACACACCCAACTGTAAAATTAGTTAA
- the hsrA gene encoding homeostatic response regulator transcription factor HsrA, with protein sequence MRILIIEDEITLNRTLQEGLTDFGYQVDAAENYKDAEYFIDIRNYDLVLTDWMLPDGDGIELCKIVKNRSSRTAVVILSARDDKDSEIEALKSGADDYIKKPFDFDILLARIEARLRFGGTNVIEIEDLTINPDEEKIEYNGEEIELKGKPFEVLTHLARHRDQIVSKEQLLDAIWEEPELVTPNVIEVAINQIRQKMDKPLNISTIETIRRRGYRFCYPTTDEENA encoded by the coding sequence ATGAGAATATTAATTATTGAAGATGAAATTACATTAAATAGAACACTGCAAGAAGGGTTAACTGATTTTGGTTACCAAGTAGATGCTGCTGAAAATTATAAAGATGCAGAGTACTTCATTGATATTAGAAATTACGATTTAGTTTTAACTGACTGGATGTTACCAGATGGTGACGGAATTGAATTATGTAAAATTGTAAAAAACAGAAGCTCAAGAACTGCGGTTGTAATTCTTTCTGCTAGAGATGATAAAGACTCTGAAATTGAAGCTTTAAAATCAGGTGCTGATGACTATATTAAAAAACCATTTGATTTTGATATTTTACTTGCAAGAATTGAAGCAAGATTAAGATTCGGTGGAACAAATGTAATTGAAATTGAAGATTTAACAATTAATCCAGATGAAGAAAAAATTGAATATAACGGTGAAGAAATTGAATTAAAAGGTAAACCTTTTGAAGTATTAACTCACTTAGCTAGACATAGAGATCAAATTGTTTCTAAAGAGCAATTATTAGACGCTATCTGGGAAGAACCAGAATTAGTAACTCCAAATGTAATTGAAGTTGCAATTAACCAAATTAGACAAAAAATGGATAAACCATTAAATATTTCTACTATTGAAACTATCAGAAGAAGAGGTTACAGATTTTGTTACCCTACAACTGATGAAGAAAACGCTTAA
- a CDS encoding peptidylprolyl isomerase, giving the protein MIKITSKKLVSSLIATLAISSATLNAAESYGSVNGENITKQDVAVILRNPNIDFNSLPKKSKNQVLDQVIEKKLLSTKAMKSGVDADVQYKDALAKLKKDLALEIWMQKEYKKVTVSEKEKKDYFNKNKEKFKVPATLEARHILTKTEKEAKDIIKKLDKASKKKDEFINLAKTKSVGPSGPKGGYLGKFPETQMVPEFSKAAKALSKGKYSKTPVKTQFGYHVIYLEDKVASKALAYDKVKDKINQALLQQKFRAHIKKQADALRKNAKIVIK; this is encoded by the coding sequence ATGATTAAAATTACAAGTAAAAAATTAGTTTCAAGTCTTATTGCTACTTTAGCAATTTCTTCTGCTACATTAAATGCAGCAGAATCTTATGGAAGTGTAAATGGTGAAAATATTACAAAGCAAGATGTTGCAGTTATCTTAAGAAACCCAAATATCGATTTTAATTCTTTACCAAAAAAGAGTAAAAATCAAGTTTTAGATCAAGTAATTGAAAAGAAACTGTTAAGTACTAAAGCTATGAAAAGTGGAGTAGATGCAGACGTTCAGTACAAAGATGCTTTAGCAAAATTAAAAAAAGATTTAGCCTTAGAAATTTGGATGCAAAAAGAGTATAAAAAAGTTACTGTTTCTGAAAAAGAGAAAAAAGACTATTTTAATAAGAATAAAGAGAAATTTAAAGTTCCTGCAACTTTAGAAGCAAGACATATTTTAACTAAAACAGAAAAAGAAGCTAAAGATATTATTAAGAAATTAGATAAAGCTTCAAAGAAAAAAGATGAGTTTATTAATTTAGCAAAAACTAAATCAGTTGGTCCAAGTGGTCCTAAAGGTGGATATTTAGGTAAGTTCCCAGAGACTCAAATGGTACCAGAATTTTCAAAAGCTGCAAAAGCTTTAAGTAAAGGTAAATACTCTAAGACTCCTGTTAAAACACAATTTGGTTATCATGTTATTTATTTAGAAGATAAAGTTGCTTCAAAAGCTTTGGCATATGACAAAGTTAAAGATAAAATTAACCAAGCTTTATTACAACAAAAATTTAGAGCACATATCAAAAAACAAGCAGATGCTTTAAGAAAAAATGCAAAAATAGTAATTAAGTAA
- the fbaA gene encoding class II fructose-bisphosphate aldolase — MAVLDIVNAGVLSGSEAKKLFAYAKENKFAIPAVNVVGTDSVNAVLEVAAKVNSPIIVQFSNGGAQYFAGKGLKTADAAVLGGVSGAMHVHTMAKAYGVPVILHTDHAARKLLPWIDGLLEAGKEHFNRTGRPLYTSHMLDLSEEPLEENIGTCVEYFKTMNELDMMIEIELGITGGEEDGVDNSDVDNALLYTQPEEVCYAYEELKKISENFTIAASFGNVHGVYKPGNVVLSPKILDNSQKYISEKHGTEIEPVDFVFHGGSGSELSEIREAIDYGVIKMNIDTDTQWAFWDGVRAFESKNHDYLQGQIGNPDGDDKPNKGYYDPRKWLRAGQEAMIARLETAFSDLCSINKN, encoded by the coding sequence TTGGCTGTATTAGATATTGTAAATGCTGGAGTATTAAGTGGTAGTGAGGCAAAAAAACTTTTTGCCTATGCAAAAGAGAATAAATTTGCGATTCCAGCTGTAAATGTTGTTGGAACTGATTCTGTAAATGCAGTATTAGAAGTAGCAGCAAAAGTTAACTCTCCAATTATTGTTCAGTTTTCAAATGGTGGAGCACAATATTTTGCAGGAAAAGGACTTAAAACAGCAGATGCTGCTGTTTTAGGTGGAGTAAGTGGAGCTATGCATGTTCATACAATGGCAAAAGCATATGGTGTTCCAGTTATTTTACATACAGATCATGCTGCAAGAAAATTATTACCATGGATTGATGGTTTATTAGAAGCAGGTAAAGAGCATTTTAATAGAACAGGACGTCCTTTATATACTTCTCATATGCTTGACCTTTCAGAAGAACCTTTAGAGGAAAATATTGGTACCTGTGTTGAGTATTTTAAAACTATGAACGAACTTGATATGATGATTGAAATTGAGTTAGGAATTACAGGTGGAGAAGAAGATGGAGTTGATAACTCTGATGTTGATAATGCTCTACTTTATACTCAACCAGAAGAAGTATGTTATGCATATGAAGAATTAAAAAAAATATCAGAAAACTTTACAATTGCTGCATCTTTTGGAAATGTACATGGTGTATATAAACCAGGAAATGTTGTATTAAGTCCTAAAATTTTAGATAACTCTCAAAAATACATTTCTGAAAAACATGGAACTGAAATTGAGCCAGTTGATTTTGTATTCCACGGTGGTTCAGGTTCTGAACTTTCTGAAATTAGAGAAGCTATTGATTATGGTGTTATCAAAATGAATATTGATACAGATACTCAATGGGCATTTTGGGATGGTGTAAGAGCTTTTGAATCTAAAAACCATGACTATTTACAAGGTCAAATTGGAAATCCAGATGGAGATGATAAACCAAATAAAGGTTATTATGATCCAAGAAAATGGTTAAGAGCAGGGCAAGAAGCTATGATAGCTAGACTTGAAACTGCATTTTCTGACCTTTGTTCTATTAATAAAAACTAA
- a CDS encoding biopolymer transporter ExbD, whose translation MKRREPLGIDLTPIIDVVFILLIFFIVTSVFKKDELALILDLPKADAKATEVKDDQIFIELNEDKLAIKGIEVSFISLEDNLKEIKDNKKAVIVRIDKNTKYERVVKVLDLLQKYNLNNLALVTEENKN comes from the coding sequence ATGAAAAGACGAGAACCATTAGGGATTGATTTAACTCCTATTATAGATGTAGTTTTTATTTTACTAATCTTTTTTATAGTTACCTCAGTATTCAAAAAAGATGAACTTGCACTAATACTTGATTTACCAAAAGCAGATGCAAAAGCTACGGAAGTAAAAGATGATCAAATTTTTATAGAATTAAATGAAGATAAATTAGCTATAAAAGGAATTGAAGTTTCATTTATATCTTTAGAAGATAATCTAAAAGAAATTAAAGACAATAAAAAAGCTGTGATAGTACGAATAGATAAAAATACAAAATATGAAAGAGTTGTAAAAGTTTTAGATTTACTTCAAAAGTATAATTTAAATAATCTAGCTTTAGTTACTGAAGAAAATAAAAACTAA
- a CDS encoding MotA/TolQ/ExbB proton channel family protein: MDLLEYIEKGGIIVYILIFLNIIGITIIIWKFLTIPRKRAMVKRIESKVDTTNIKTLEFQIEYEIKRLESGLTYIKNIASIAPLLGLLGTVYGVYKAFEVITQKGLGDPTIFSGGISIALITTIAGLIVAIPHHIAYNHFISMIDTIEIKAKKELIGK, encoded by the coding sequence ATGGATTTATTAGAATATATAGAAAAAGGCGGAATTATCGTCTATATTTTAATCTTTTTAAATATTATAGGTATTACAATAATTATATGGAAGTTTTTAACAATACCAAGAAAAAGGGCTATGGTTAAAAGAATTGAATCAAAAGTAGATACAACAAATATTAAAACTTTAGAATTTCAAATAGAGTATGAAATAAAAAGACTAGAAAGTGGTTTAACTTATATTAAAAATATTGCTTCTATTGCTCCTTTATTAGGACTTTTAGGAACTGTATATGGAGTATATAAAGCTTTTGAAGTAATTACACAAAAAGGTTTAGGAGATCCTACTATATTCTCAGGTGGTATTTCTATTGCACTTATAACAACTATTGCTGGACTTATTGTTGCAATTCCTCATCATATTGCATACAACCATTTTATTTCTATGATTGATACAATTGAGATAAAAGCTAAAAAAGAACTAATTGGTAAATAA
- a CDS encoding 1-aminocyclopropane-1-carboxylate deaminase: MKDINKYINSPITDIKFRDKKIYVKRDDLLDEDFSGNKARKFYYFLVNDFPNIKKIISYGSAQANSLYSLSVLSKLKGLELDFYVNHISSFLKQNPQGNYKESLKNGANIIEKDEENIQQYIEKNLLNEETLFIEEGGRIKEAEFGIKILADEIKTWALENKIKDLKIILPSGTGTTALFLQKNLSFEVLTVACVGGSEYLKKQFFHLEKDEKMHPTILETSKKYHFGKLYKEFYQIWEEVKNETKIEFDLLYDPLAFISLENSTYLQNKEILYIHQGGILGNETMIERYKRKYKF, translated from the coding sequence ATGAAAGATATAAATAAATATATAAACTCACCAATTACAGATATAAAATTTAGAGACAAGAAAATATATGTTAAAAGAGATGATTTATTAGATGAAGACTTTTCTGGAAATAAAGCAAGAAAGTTTTATTATTTTTTAGTAAATGATTTTCCTAACATAAAAAAGATAATAAGCTACGGTTCTGCACAAGCTAATTCTTTGTATTCATTATCTGTATTATCAAAGCTAAAAGGTTTAGAGTTAGACTTCTATGTAAATCATATTAGTTCATTTTTAAAACAAAATCCGCAAGGTAATTATAAAGAATCATTAAAAAATGGTGCAAATATAATTGAAAAAGATGAAGAAAATATTCAACAATATATAGAAAAAAATCTACTTAATGAGGAAACACTTTTTATAGAAGAGGGTGGAAGAATCAAAGAGGCAGAATTTGGAATTAAAATATTAGCTGATGAGATAAAAACTTGGGCTTTAGAAAATAAAATAAAAGATTTGAAAATTATATTACCAAGTGGAACAGGGACTACAGCTCTTTTTTTACAAAAAAATCTTTCTTTTGAAGTTTTAACAGTAGCTTGTGTAGGGGGAAGTGAATATTTAAAAAAGCAATTCTTTCATCTAGAAAAAGATGAAAAAATGCATCCTACTATTTTAGAAACATCAAAAAAATATCATTTTGGAAAATTATACAAAGAGTTTTATCAAATTTGGGAAGAAGTTAAAAATGAAACGAAAATTGAATTTGATTTACTCTATGACCCTTTAGCTTTTATCTCTTTAGAAAACTCTACTTATTTACAAAATAAGGAGATATTATATATTCATCAAGGGGGAATTTTAGGTAATGAAACAATGATAGAAAGATATAAAAGAAAATATAAATTTTAA
- a CDS encoding ABC transporter substrate-binding protein: protein MIRILLLSLIILTYSFSSSKDLEEISLQLNWKYQFEYAGFLAAKEKGYYKDENLDVEIKEFNNLDVLNEIESGNATYGVYDISLLSFDNKESSIKLIANYFKRSALIFIATQDVITPEDLKNKTIMAEPSQMASSTLNTLLKKFDIKENDYNLVKHSFDAQDFIDGKVDVISAYISNELYYIKKSKKPYTIIDPLSYGIYGSGVNVFTSKLETINNPERVRRFINATNKGWIYALENKEEIVDLIYDKYSKRKSKEALLFEAKETEKLIMPNIYNIGEVNKNLLQKNLKEFKKEGLLDTEINLKNIVFDIKKDESFDLVFTKRQRDYIKNKKEVTMCIDPDWMPYEKIHNNKYIGMTSDYIPLLSKQIGLNIRLVLTKSWSESIEFAKKRRCDIFSLAMPTASRLKYMNFTIPYISFPLVISTSMDKLFIPNPESIITKEKIGIVKGYAIGEILKNKYPNHKIVDVPNVDAGMQMVLEGKIFGFLDALPTVAYTLQHKYISELKIAGKFDRKLELGIGVRNDDPILFELFEKAIQSIDEATKQEILNKYISVKFEKGFDYKFLYQGLFIISMIILFGLYRHRQLLKHNEVLEEQQLALNNSNKELHVTQKRLESSINDFEILLDSLAEAIFVFENEICIDANNVMLEMFGYQSKDEVIGKSIEKFAYIKDLKKIKKKFSKNVIPYEVHGIRKNGEVFDIMVKGTNTIINGKKVRISSVVDISEMKYKEKMLFQQSKMASMGEMIDNIAHQWRQPLSLISSVSTGLELKIQLDISNKEESTNDLKKINNTVQHLSQTIDDFRNFFKSDKEMTRFSVLDAIKRSLFLLDAIFKDNNIIVVFETQEDVIISNYENEFTQALVNIFYNAKDAMENKTKNKYIFINLGINEQDVELKIRDSAAGIDKDIIENIFEPYFTTKHQSQGTGIGLYMTHQIIENHMRGSILVENNTYDYEKEKLTGAEFIIKLPL from the coding sequence ATGATTAGAATATTACTATTAAGTTTAATTATATTAACTTATTCTTTTTCTTCATCAAAAGATTTAGAAGAGATATCTTTACAATTAAATTGGAAATATCAGTTCGAATATGCAGGCTTCCTAGCAGCAAAAGAGAAGGGATATTATAAAGATGAAAACTTAGATGTTGAAATAAAAGAATTTAATAATCTAGATGTTCTTAATGAAATAGAATCTGGTAATGCAACTTATGGTGTATATGATATATCTTTACTCTCTTTTGATAATAAAGAAAGCTCAATAAAACTTATTGCAAATTATTTTAAACGTTCTGCTTTGATATTTATAGCAACTCAAGATGTTATTACTCCTGAAGATTTAAAAAACAAAACTATAATGGCTGAACCTTCACAGATGGCTTCTTCAACATTAAATACATTATTAAAGAAATTTGATATTAAAGAAAATGACTATAATTTAGTAAAACATAGTTTTGATGCACAAGATTTTATAGATGGAAAAGTAGATGTGATAAGTGCATATATTTCAAATGAACTTTATTATATAAAAAAATCTAAAAAACCTTATACTATTATTGACCCTTTATCATATGGAATATATGGTTCTGGGGTAAATGTATTTACTTCAAAATTAGAAACAATAAATAATCCAGAAAGAGTTAGAAGATTTATAAATGCGACAAATAAAGGCTGGATTTATGCTTTAGAAAACAAAGAAGAGATAGTCGATTTAATTTATGATAAATATTCAAAAAGAAAATCAAAAGAGGCTTTACTTTTTGAAGCAAAAGAGACTGAAAAACTTATAATGCCTAATATTTATAATATTGGGGAAGTAAATAAAAACTTACTTCAAAAAAATCTAAAAGAATTTAAGAAAGAAGGTTTATTAGATACTGAAATCAATTTAAAAAATATTGTTTTTGATATAAAAAAAGATGAATCTTTTGATTTAGTATTTACAAAAAGACAAAGAGATTATATCAAAAATAAAAAAGAAGTCACAATGTGTATTGACCCTGATTGGATGCCTTATGAGAAAATACACAATAACAAATATATAGGAATGACATCTGATTATATCCCTCTTTTAAGTAAACAAATTGGTTTGAATATTAGGTTAGTTTTAACAAAAAGTTGGTCCGAGTCAATCGAGTTTGCTAAAAAAAGAAGATGTGATATTTTTTCTCTTGCAATGCCAACAGCTTCAAGATTAAAGTATATGAATTTTACTATTCCGTATATTTCTTTTCCTTTAGTAATATCAACAAGTATGGATAAGCTTTTTATTCCAAATCCAGAGAGCATTATTACAAAAGAAAAAATTGGTATAGTAAAAGGTTACGCTATAGGTGAAATTTTAAAAAATAAATATCCAAATCATAAAATAGTAGATGTTCCAAATGTTGATGCTGGAATGCAAATGGTTTTAGAAGGTAAGATATTTGGATTTTTAGATGCTTTACCTACCGTTGCATATACTTTACAACACAAATATATAAGTGAATTGAAAATTGCAGGAAAATTTGATAGGAAATTAGAGTTAGGAATAGGTGTTCGTAATGATGATCCAATTCTTTTTGAACTTTTTGAAAAAGCTATACAATCAATTGATGAGGCAACAAAACAAGAAATTTTAAATAAATATATATCAGTAAAGTTTGAAAAAGGATTTGATTATAAGTTTTTATATCAAGGCTTATTTATCATTTCTATGATAATTCTTTTTGGTTTATACAGACATCGTCAACTTTTAAAACATAATGAGGTTTTAGAAGAACAACAATTAGCGTTAAATAATTCTAATAAAGAATTACATGTAACTCAAAAGAGGTTGGAGTCTTCTATTAATGATTTTGAAATACTTTTAGATTCCCTTGCAGAAGCTATTTTTGTTTTTGAAAATGAGATTTGTATTGATGCAAACAATGTTATGTTAGAAATGTTTGGATACCAATCAAAAGATGAGGTTATTGGAAAAAGTATAGAAAAATTTGCATATATAAAAGATTTGAAAAAAATAAAAAAGAAATTTTCAAAAAATGTTATTCCTTATGAAGTACATGGTATTAGGAAAAATGGTGAGGTCTTTGATATTATGGTCAAAGGAACTAATACTATTATAAATGGTAAAAAAGTAAGAATTTCTTCTGTTGTGGATATTAGTGAAATGAAATATAAAGAGAAAATGTTATTTCAACAATCAAAAATGGCTTCAATGGGTGAGATGATTGATAATATTGCTCATCAGTGGAGACAGCCTTTAAGTTTGATTAGTAGTGTATCAACAGGCTTAGAATTAAAAATACAATTAGATATTTCCAATAAAGAAGAAAGTACCAATGATTTAAAGAAAATAAATAATACAGTACAACATCTGTCTCAAACAATTGATGATTTTAGAAACTTTTTTAAATCAGATAAAGAGATGACAAGATTTTCTGTTTTAGATGCAATAAAGAGAAGTCTATTTCTTTTAGATGCAATATTTAAAGATAATAATATTATAGTAGTTTTTGAAACACAAGAAGATGTAATTATAAGTAATTATGAAAATGAGTTTACTCAAGCACTGGTAAATATTTTTTACAATGCAAAAGATGCGATGGAAAATAAAACTAAAAATAAATATATATTTATTAATTTAGGTATTAATGAGCAAGATGTTGAACTAAAAATAAGGGATAGTGCAGCTGGAATAGATAAAGATATTATTGAAAATATTTTTGAGCCATATTTTACAACAAAACATCAATCTCAGGGAACAGGAATAGGCTTATATATGACTCATCAAATTATTGAAAATCATATGAGAGGTTCTATTTTAGTTGAAAATAATACCTATGATTATGAAAAAGAAAAACTCACTGGTGCAGAATTTATAATTAAACTTCCTTTATAA
- a CDS encoding shikimate kinase codes for MGVGKGTVARALVKSSDYFAIDTDDLIESMENRKVKKIFKKEGEPYFRNLEKKCSKWLEKNVDNTIISTGGGFFKQENIHKIGKIIYLESSFEGILHRIKSAPNAKAKLKKRPLLKNLKEAKKLYEQRVQDYKRVSDVTICVENRDMKDIIKDILGNI; via the coding sequence ATGGGAGTTGGAAAAGGTACTGTTGCTAGGGCATTAGTAAAATCCTCTGACTACTTTGCTATAGATACTGATGATTTAATTGAAAGCATGGAAAATAGGAAAGTAAAAAAGATTTTTAAAAAAGAGGGTGAACCTTATTTTAGAAACCTTGAAAAAAAATGTTCTAAATGGCTTGAAAAAAATGTAGATAATACTATTATTTCTACAGGTGGAGGATTCTTTAAACAAGAAAATATCCACAAAATAGGAAAAATAATCTATTTAGAGTCAAGTTTTGAAGGTATTTTACATAGAATTAAAAGTGCTCCAAATGCAAAAGCAAAATTAAAAAAACGTCCTTTACTTAAAAATTTAAAAGAAGCAAAAAAACTTTATGAACAAAGAGTTCAAGACTATAAAAGAGTTTCTGATGTTACAATATGTGTTGAAAATAGGGATATGAAAGATATCATAAAAGATATATTAGGGAATATATAA